CTTAATTCAGCAGATGTTTTAATAAAATCTATAAAATCAAAAGCGCTGCTGTCTGGGTCTGTAATATTAACAATTAGCAAATCTGGTTTTTCACTCTTGACCAATTCCATTGCCTGTTTACTACTATTAGTTGCATAAACTTCGTAACCGCTTTCTTTAAGTATTTTTGAAATATCATAATTAGTTCTTTCATCTCTTTCAAGCAAAAACACTTTTTTTATTGGACGATGAATGCCTATATTTTTAATTCTTCTTAATAAAGAATATCCATCAAGCGGCTTTACAAAATAGTCAGCTGCACCAAGACTAAAAGCTAAAGTCTTATTTTCAATAATAGAAACAATAATAACAGGAATATTCTTGGTTTCTTCATCTTCTTTAAGCTCTTTTAATACCTGCCAACCATCTTTCTTAGGCATCATTATATCAAGTGTTATTGCAACCGGTTTTATTTCCTTAGCTTTTTTAACAGCCTCCTCACTGCTAAGTATTCCTATAACCTTGTAATCTTTTTCAAGATATTTTTTTATTAAATCAATAGCATCAGGATTATCATCAATTGCTAAAACAACTTTCTCCTTTTCAGAAATCTTTGATATATCTGGAGATAAAGGTTCTTTATGTAAAACAAGGTCTCTTACAACTTCGCATAGTTTACATGCATCTGCTTTTTCTGGATAAGACCCTATTTTCATGCCTTTACAATGTGTTCCTACAACAAGCCAGCATCTTTTCTCTGGAGAACCATACTCAGGGCAGTTTACATGACCACACTGAGTATAATCCCAGCATCTTACCAATTTACCTTCATAAGATGGGTCTTGTAAAAAAACTTCCTTCGGTACTTCAAAATATTCTCCAAGTGCTTCAGCCATCTCTTCTTCTATAACAGGACCTGTCTGCTCAAAAACTTCCTTTTTAAAAGGTAACAAAACATAGAAAGTGCTTCCTTTTCCTACCTCACTTTCAGCCCATACCATGCCTTTGTGTAAAGCTACAAGCCCTCTTACAATGCTTAAACCAAGACCTGTTCCTTCATACTGTCTTGTGGTAGATACATCAGCTTGGGCAAATTTATCAAAAATCTTATCAAGGTCTTCCCTCTTTATTCCTATTCCAGTATCACTTACTGAAATTTCTATAAATTGAGGACTTCCGTCTTTGGCTTTACCTCTTTCTGAAACTTTTGCCTTTATTGTTATTCCACCCTGATGTGTAAATTTTACAGCATTGGATATTAAATTTATTAAAATCTGTTTTGTTTTATCCTCATCAACATAAAGCTTTTCAGCTCCTGACTCAATATTTAGAGTAAAACTTAAACCCTTTTTAGCAATTAATGGTTCAAATGTAACCATTATTCCGTCTATTAGTTCTTTTAAATCTATTTCTCTTGGATGAAGTTCAATCTTTCCTGATTCAATCTTAGATATATCAAGAACATCATTTATTAATTGCAATAGATGCCTTGCATTTGCAGCCACTTTTTTTAATGAAGTCTTCTGGTCATCATTTAAAGGACCATCAACTTCATCAAGTAATAAATCAGTATAACCAATTATTGCATTCATTGGTGTTCTTAGTTCGTGAGACATATTTGCTATAAATGCAGATTTAAGCGTATCAAGTTCTTTTAACTGTTTATTTGCCTTCTGAAGCAATGCCACAAGCTCGTCTCTTTCTTCAAGAAGTTTTGCTCTACGAGTAAGTTCTTTTTCAAGTTCCATTTTTGACTTAGCAACTTCATTAACCATGTAGTTAAATGTTTCTGTAAGGGTGCCTATCTCATCAGGAGGATATTTTATTATTGTACTCATCTCGCCTTTTGCAAATCTATGTGTAGCATCAACAAGATTACTTAGAGGTTTTCTTATGAATTTGCTTACAACAAGATTTGTTATAAAAATTGCGAGTAATGAAGCAAAAGCTGTCAAAGCAAGGGACCTATTTCTTTGAGCAATCACTGTTTTATAAACGTCCTCAACATCTGTTTTCATAATCAAAGCACCAAGAATTTTTCTTGATGAACCATGACAATGAAAACACTCAGGTGCATTTTTTATAGGAAGAACTGAGATAAGATTTCGCCTTTCTTTAATATTAAAAACTAATGATTTATACTCATCTCCATTCCCCTTAAAGCTTTCATTAAGATTATCAATAAAATCTTTATTATTTATTATCTGGTCTATCTTTGTATTTATCACTTTTTTATCTGTAGAAAAAGAGATATCTCTATTGAAATCGCAGAGATAAACACTTATATTTTTATATTTCTGCCCAATTTCGTCTAAATCTCTATGAATTGTATCACTATCTCCAACTGTCAAAGGATGTTTCATTGTTGCATAGATAGTATCCATTACCTCTTTGTTGCCCATTTCTGCAATTCTAAGTCTGTCCTGCACTCCAAAATAAATTCTAAATGTCATTTCAATAATCATCACAACCAAAATAATTCCAATAAATGTAAGCATCAACTTGTTTCCAATTTTATTGGTTATGAATTTAAACATTAATGAGCACCTCCGTAAAGCAGAGGTTTAAATCTGAATGCTTTTATTCTTTCTTCTGTATGACATGGTTCACACACTTGAAGTGTGAATTTTCTTTTGATATATTTTTTGTCTATGGTTTCTACATGTTTTTTCCCGGGACCATGGCAAACTTCGCATCCTGTATTTTTCAAATATGGTGTTTTTTCTATAGAAACAAAACCACCTGCTTTACCATACCCTGTTGTATGGCAGTAGTAACAGCTTTTTAATTCCTCGGGAGTTATTTTATTTTTCATCTTTTCCACTGCTTCAAAAGAGCGAGACATTCTTGAATATTTAATAAAATTCTCATATTGTTTAGGATGGCATTTTTTACAGGTTTCTGTTCCGACATATTCAGAAAAAACTACGAAAGGATAAAATAATATCAGGAGAATTATAAAAAAAGATTTCATATTAAAAGATTATCAGAAAAAAGAATATTTGTAAACTGATACAAGAATAAAAAATTTTTTGGAAACTATAAAAAATTCTAAATCTAACTTTGGCTAAGCATTAATCTTTCTATTTTTTTTGCCAGTCCTGTGGAAGACTCCACTTCAATATAAACTGCTGATAGGATAGAAGGTCTTGCAGGAACATCAAATTTCTTGGGCAATTGATAAAGAAATTTTTCTATAACTTCATCTTCTCTAAATCCAATAACAGAATGTTCGGGACCAGTCATCCCTACATCAGTTATATAGGCAGTGCCTTTTGGTAAAATTTTTTCATCTGCTGTCTGAACATGGGTATGAGTTCCTATTATTGCACTTACCTGACCATCTAAATAAATGGCAAATGCTATTTTTTCTGATGTAGCCTCTGCGTGAAAATCTATTAAAATTACATTAGTCTCCTTTTTGATTCTTTCAACCTCTTTTTTTGTGATTCTAAAGGGACAATCAAGAACATTCATAAAAATTCTACCAGAAACATTGATTATACCAACAAGATTATTTTTTCTTGTTTTCATTAAAAGACTTCCTGTTCCAGGAACACCCTCAGGATAATTTACAGGTCTCAGTATTCTTGATTCTTTTGCAATATAAGGAATGGCTTCCTTTTTATCCCATACATGATTACCTGTTGTAATTATATCTATACCATAAGAAAAAAGTTCCTCTGCAACTCTTTCTGTTATTCCAAATCCTCCTGCTGCATTTTCTCCATTTGCTATGACTAACTCAACTTTATATTGATCAATTAATTTTGGAAGAAGTGATTTGACAATCTGTCTTCCTGCTTTACCAACAATATCTCCTATAAAGAGAAAATTAACTGTATCATTACTTTGCATATTCTATGAATCTTGACTCTCTTATTACAGTTACTTTAATCTGTCCAGGATAACTTAACTCCTTTTCTATCCTTCTACTTAATTCTCTTGCAATAAAAGCACATTCTTCATCAGTTACAATATCAGGTCTTACAATAAGTCTAACTTCTCTTCCTGCCTGAATTGCATAACAGTTTTGAACTCCCTGAAAAGACATGGCAAGTTCTTC
The Thermodesulfovibrio yellowstonii DSM 11347 DNA segment above includes these coding regions:
- a CDS encoding response regulator; this translates as MFKFITNKIGNKLMLTFIGIILVVMIIEMTFRIYFGVQDRLRIAEMGNKEVMDTIYATMKHPLTVGDSDTIHRDLDEIGQKYKNISVYLCDFNRDISFSTDKKVINTKIDQIINNKDFIDNLNESFKGNGDEYKSLVFNIKERRNLISVLPIKNAPECFHCHGSSRKILGALIMKTDVEDVYKTVIAQRNRSLALTAFASLLAIFITNLVVSKFIRKPLSNLVDATHRFAKGEMSTIIKYPPDEIGTLTETFNYMVNEVAKSKMELEKELTRRAKLLEERDELVALLQKANKQLKELDTLKSAFIANMSHELRTPMNAIIGYTDLLLDEVDGPLNDDQKTSLKKVAANARHLLQLINDVLDISKIESGKIELHPREIDLKELIDGIMVTFEPLIAKKGLSFTLNIESGAEKLYVDEDKTKQILINLISNAVKFTHQGGITIKAKVSERGKAKDGSPQFIEISVSDTGIGIKREDLDKIFDKFAQADVSTTRQYEGTGLGLSIVRGLVALHKGMVWAESEVGKGSTFYVLLPFKKEVFEQTGPVIEEEMAEALGEYFEVPKEVFLQDPSYEGKLVRCWDYTQCGHVNCPEYGSPEKRCWLVVGTHCKGMKIGSYPEKADACKLCEVVRDLVLHKEPLSPDISKISEKEKVVLAIDDNPDAIDLIKKYLEKDYKVIGILSSEEAVKKAKEIKPVAITLDIMMPKKDGWQVLKELKEDEETKNIPVIIVSIIENKTLAFSLGAADYFVKPLDGYSLLRRIKNIGIHRPIKKVFLLERDERTNYDISKILKESGYEVYATNSSKQAMELVKSEKPDLLIVNITDPDSSAFDFIDFIKTSAELRDIPIIALTNKELSEQEKEALNGRIKDIINKALFSEEELITELKNSLKKIGG
- a CDS encoding cytochrome c family protein — protein: MKSFFIILLILFYPFVVFSEYVGTETCKKCHPKQYENFIKYSRMSRSFEAVEKMKNKITPEELKSCYYCHTTGYGKAGGFVSIEKTPYLKNTGCEVCHGPGKKHVETIDKKYIKRKFTLQVCEPCHTEERIKAFRFKPLLYGGAH
- a CDS encoding TIGR00282 family metallophosphoesterase produces the protein MQSNDTVNFLFIGDIVGKAGRQIVKSLLPKLIDQYKVELVIANGENAAGGFGITERVAEELFSYGIDIITTGNHVWDKKEAIPYIAKESRILRPVNYPEGVPGTGSLLMKTRKNNLVGIINVSGRIFMNVLDCPFRITKKEVERIKKETNVILIDFHAEATSEKIAFAIYLDGQVSAIIGTHTHVQTADEKILPKGTAYITDVGMTGPEHSVIGFREDEVIEKFLYQLPKKFDVPARPSILSAVYIEVESSTGLAKKIERLMLSQS